The genome window GGCAAGCGTCGTTGCACCATGCGAAGCAATCTCGAACGCGAGTGCGTGGTCGCCAAAGGCGTACGCGCCGATCGCCGCGTCTCTGAAGGCTACGAGTTCCTTGCTATCCTCGTCAGCATTCCCATTCGCCGCAGCAAAGACCACTAGCGCCGTCAGCGCGAGCAAATTGCGGGCTGCGTTCATGTGTTTTTCCAATAGTCGGGTGCGGCTGGACGCTGCCCGGTGCACTAATTGTCGGTCCGTTTCTTGCGGCCAGCTATACGTCTCGGCGCCCGTTCGTTGCCTTGCGGTTTCTCGGCGCTCTGGCCTCGTTGAACCAATCGAGTACGTGATTTCTCCGGTTGACGTGGCTCGCTTTCGGCTGCCTTGCTCGCGCCAGCAGCCATCTGCTCGACAACGTTCATAATGTGCTTGCCGAGCACAAAATACTTGTGGCCGCATTTAAGCAGCGGAAGGCCATGTTCGCGCAATTGATTCCACGCGGTCGTCCCGAAGCCCATCCGCCGCTTGGCCTCCGCGACGGAATAGAGTTCGACAGCCGAGACCACGCCGACGATGCCATTGGGGAAAGCCGTCGCCTGGTTGGGCTTCGTGATCGCTCGCGGCGCCATTTTCTGCGCTCCGTCGTGTTAGATTGTCGCGTTCACTTCCCGGTCGTTGCGGCGCTCGGGAGGACTGTGCGAGCCATCTGTTCTCAGTTTATGCGCGCGGGCGATGCGCTACCAGCGACCGGACGCGGAAAGTTTTTTCGAGCGCGTAATTGACAACTGCCGTCGCTCTCGGCAATGATGGTTGCACTAAAGCGCGTTCGTCCAGTACGGTTTTCCAATGACGTATCGAAACAGCCCCCGGGCTCGACTGCTTGCGAGCGGTATCCAAGCTGGTCCACGCAGGTGGACCATATGGCAAGGACCGCCGGGTTCTCTGGACGCCATCTTTGGATGGCGGACGCGCACCCAGTACCGAGTAGTCGAGCCCGGGGGCTTTTTGTGCGCGTTGGAGTGACCGAGAGAACCAATGCTACCACATTGGCCGGGCTCGTCCCGGGTGCGCCCGTACACACCAGCGGGCGCTTTTTCTTTTCTTTCCGCGCGCCGGAAAGGGCTTCCAAAATGGAAAGCCAAATCTACCAGGGCAAGTTGGCCAGCGTCTCGGATTCTGACGCCGAACTTCGCTTAAGGGCACTGGCCAATGTCGCAATCGTCGACAGCGTGACGGGGTTCGACAAGCAGGTCCTCGGTCCGTTTTCGCTCGTGGTCGCGCATGCAGTTGCGCGCGGGTACAACGGGGCCTGCGAGAAGGAGACGGTTCTCACGGACGATGGCGTTGCGATTATCCGCGCGTACTATCGATCGGAGGCGCAGTATCGCGTCGGAATGCGTGCCGAAGGCGTCAAGGGCGGCTACGTCGGCATTGGGCGCCCGCTTGACGCCGACACTGCCTGTCGCATCGCCGACCTGCTCGGTCCGGAAGGCGAGTTTGCAATTCTCGGACCAGGGCACGAACAGAACCCCGTTCGCGAGCAACGCCGAAAGGCACGCGCAGCACGGTAGCCGCGAGCTGTCAGCGCACCATCCTTGCACCCACCAACCACCAACTATCTCGCGCGGGGCCAACTCCACTTACGAGCGAGCCCAACTATGCCTCACGTAAAGGTCATCTCCGTTGCGGGCCGGGAAAATCTCGTCCTGCGCTGGCTGGATCCAATCACTGGCCAATGGAAGCAACGAACTGCTGGTACGGCCAACCGTCGCAGAGCCGATCGCGTAGCTGCGGACCTTGAAGCAGAAATTGCGGCCGGCAAGTATTCCACGCGAGATATCTCGTGGTCGGATTTTCGCACTCGCTACGAAGAAGAGCAGGCCGTGTTCCTGGGCGCCAAGACGCAAGGCATCGCCTCGACGGCCATGAATCAGCTTGAGGTTCTGCTGCGGCCCAAGCGGCTTGCCGACGTCACGACTGCCGCGCTGTCGACTCTGCAAGCCAGGATGAAAAACGCCGGACTACGGGATGCGACGATCGGCGGCTACTTGGGACACATCTCGGCTGCGTTGAAGTGGAGCGCGGACATCGGACTACTGGCCAAGGTGCCACGCGTTCGGAGGCTGCGCGGGTCGAAGGGCCGTGATAGCCTAGCCCGGGGCCGGCCGCTGACGCAGGACGAGTTCGACGCCATGCTAGCCAAGGTGCCCGACGTGCGCCCCGGCGACGCCGAGCGATGGAAACGGTATCTGACCGGGCTCTGGCTGAGCGGACTCCGCCTCGGCGAATCGCTGGCCCTGGGGTGGGATGATGCGGCAGCGATCAAGGTCGACCTGTCGGGCCGGCATCCGCGCTTCCGCATTTGGGCCGAAGCCGAGAAGGGCCGGCGTGATCGCCTGCTGGCCATGACGCCCGACTTCGCCGAGCTGATCTTGAAGACTCCCGACAGCGAGCGGCGCGGCTTGGTGTTCCCGCTCGGCCGGCAGCCTGGCGAGCAGATGACCGACAAGCGCGTGTCGCGTGCAATCACCGAGATCGGCCGGATGGCCGGCGTGATCGTCAACCAAGACCAGGACAAGCCGGCCAGTGCTCACGACATGCGGCGATCGTTCGCGACACGCTGGGCCAGTCGTGTGATGCCCGCCCTGCTCCAAAAGCTTCTCCGGCACGCATCGAT of Pirellulales bacterium contains these proteins:
- a CDS encoding tyrosine-type recombinase/integrase produces the protein MPHVKVISVAGRENLVLRWLDPITGQWKQRTAGTANRRRADRVAADLEAEIAAGKYSTRDISWSDFRTRYEEEQAVFLGAKTQGIASTAMNQLEVLLRPKRLADVTTAALSTLQARMKNAGLRDATIGGYLGHISAALKWSADIGLLAKVPRVRRLRGSKGRDSLARGRPLTQDEFDAMLAKVPDVRPGDAERWKRYLTGLWLSGLRLGESLALGWDDAAAIKVDLSGRHPRFRIWAEAEKGRRDRLLAMTPDFAELILKTPDSERRGLVFPLGRQPGEQMTDKRVSRAITEIGRMAGVIVNQDQDKPASAHDMRRSFATRWASRVMPALLQKLLRHASIETTLKYYVGLDADDMADGLWQKWGDGER